The Desulfomicrobium orale DSM 12838 genome includes a window with the following:
- a CDS encoding ABC transporter ATP-binding protein: MTVAPAAVALRGITKVFGSVRANGEISLDIHPGRIKALLGENGAGKSTLMSILAGHYRPDAGEILVDGEPRVFRSTRDAIRAGIGMVYQHFMLVEAMTVAENVFLGQEPGFFISPADLEKRVRELAESYGLEVDPAARVADLSMGERQRVEILRLLERRSRVLIFDEPTAVLTPQEGEQLFQALRNMVAQGKAIVYISHKLHEVMALADEVAILRKGQVVDEVAAADVRSQADLARRMVGREVLLDVRRKPREPRQNVLRLEDVHAGMLRGVSLSLRQGEILAVVGVAGNGQRDLAETVCGLRRPDAGEAVVLGRSWSAFFADPPWQGGLSYIPEDRMGLAVCRNMDLVDNFLLTTRQGYASSVWLKRAEARTAARSLITQFHVSPPDESCRAWQLSGGNLQKMVLAREFHRRPRLIVAEQPTQGLDVSAIEEVWKTLLAAREEAGILLITGDLSEALTLADRIAVMFEGRVVDVFPAEDRVKTGNIGLMMAGAKA, translated from the coding sequence GTGACCGTGGCTCCGGCGGCGGTGGCCCTGCGGGGCATCACCAAGGTTTTCGGGTCGGTGCGGGCCAACGGGGAGATCAGCCTGGATATCCATCCGGGGCGGATCAAGGCCCTGCTCGGCGAGAACGGCGCGGGCAAGAGCACCCTTATGTCCATTCTGGCCGGGCATTACCGCCCTGACGCGGGAGAAATCCTGGTGGATGGCGAGCCCCGCGTGTTCCGCTCCACCCGCGACGCCATCCGGGCGGGCATCGGCATGGTCTATCAGCACTTCATGCTGGTGGAGGCCATGACCGTGGCCGAAAACGTTTTTCTGGGCCAGGAGCCCGGGTTTTTCATCTCCCCGGCGGATTTGGAGAAGCGTGTACGCGAGCTGGCGGAGTCGTACGGTCTGGAGGTGGACCCCGCCGCGCGCGTGGCCGATCTGTCCATGGGCGAGCGGCAACGGGTGGAAATCCTGCGTCTGCTGGAACGCCGCAGCCGGGTGCTCATTTTCGACGAACCCACGGCCGTGCTCACGCCCCAGGAGGGCGAACAGCTTTTCCAGGCCCTGCGGAACATGGTCGCCCAGGGCAAGGCCATCGTCTATATTTCCCACAAACTGCACGAGGTCATGGCTCTGGCCGACGAGGTGGCCATTCTGCGCAAGGGACAGGTGGTGGACGAAGTCGCGGCCGCCGATGTCCGTTCCCAGGCCGATCTGGCCCGGCGCATGGTGGGCCGGGAAGTGCTCCTCGATGTACGCCGCAAGCCCCGAGAGCCGCGCCAGAACGTGCTGCGTCTGGAGGATGTGCATGCCGGGATGCTGCGCGGCGTGTCTTTGTCCCTGCGCCAGGGGGAAATCCTGGCTGTGGTCGGCGTGGCGGGCAACGGTCAGCGCGATCTGGCCGAAACCGTCTGCGGGCTGCGCCGTCCGGACGCGGGCGAGGCCGTCGTGCTGGGCAGGTCCTGGTCCGCGTTTTTCGCCGATCCGCCTTGGCAGGGAGGGCTGAGCTACATCCCCGAGGATCGCATGGGGCTGGCCGTGTGCCGGAACATGGACTTGGTGGACAATTTCCTGCTCACCACCCGCCAGGGCTATGCCTCTTCCGTGTGGCTGAAGCGCGCGGAGGCCCGCACCGCCGCCAGAAGCCTGATCACGCAGTTTCATGTTTCTCCCCCCGACGAGTCCTGCCGGGCCTGGCAGCTTTCGGGCGGGAATCTTCAGAAAATGGTGCTGGCCCGGGAGTTCCACCGTCGGCCCCGGCTCATTGTGGCGGAACAGCCCACTCAGGGACTGGACGTGTCGGCCATCGAGGAAGTCTGGAAGACTCTGCTGGCCGCCCGGGAGGAAGCGGGCATTCTGCTCATCACCGGCGACCTGTCCGAGGCCCTGACCCTGGCCGACCGTATCGCAGTCATGTTCGAGGGCCGTGTTGTGGATGTCTTCCCGGCGGAGGACAGGGTCAAAACCGGTAATATCGGCCTGATGATGGCGGGCGCGAAGGCGTAG
- the gpt gene encoding xanthine phosphoribosyltransferase, with protein sequence MTENRYQRTYPISWDQLHRDAKALSWRLLDKDFFNGIIAVTRGGLVPAAIIARELDIRLVDTVCVASYDWQDQKGEVKLLKGVNGDGEGWLIIDDLVDTGRTARLIRELLPKAHFASIYAKPAGRPLVDTYVTEVSQDTWILFPWDTESQFVQPLAGRRQG encoded by the coding sequence ATGACTGAAAACAGATACCAGCGCACCTATCCCATTTCCTGGGACCAGCTGCATCGCGACGCCAAGGCCCTGTCCTGGCGTCTTCTGGACAAGGACTTCTTCAACGGCATCATCGCCGTGACCCGTGGCGGGCTGGTGCCTGCGGCCATCATCGCCAGGGAGCTGGATATCCGGCTGGTGGATACGGTCTGCGTGGCCAGCTACGACTGGCAGGACCAGAAGGGCGAGGTGAAGCTCCTCAAGGGGGTGAACGGCGACGGCGAGGGCTGGCTCATCATCGACGATCTGGTGGACACAGGGCGGACGGCCAGACTCATCCGGGAGCTTCTGCCCAAGGCGCATTTCGCCTCCATCTACGCCAAGCCCGCCGGGCGGCCTCTGGTGGACACCTATGTGACCGAGGTCAGCCAGGACACGTGGATTCTCTTCCCCTGGGATACGGAATCGCAGTTCGTGCAGCCTCTGGCCGGGCGGCGGCAGGGATAG
- a CDS encoding ABC transporter permease, whose protein sequence is MTPEIFLSLLAATVQSGTPILYATLGEILTEKGGILNLGVEGIMLVGALAAFLTALHTGSPTLAFAAGGLAGALLAAVHGVICIWFLGNQIVSGLALTILGAGLSGFFGTPYIGRTAPGFDKFSLPLLGDIPVLGPVFFQQDTLVYVSFLLPPFMWAFFRYTRWGLAVTASGECPAAGRAAGLNMAAYRWGSLLGGGVLVGFGGAYLSLAYTHLWTNGLTSGRGWIAVALVIFAFWRPQRAVIGAYLFGGVMAFQLRLQAMGTAVPSSILLMLPYVLTVAALAFSSRRSRRTAAPAALGINVEPSE, encoded by the coding sequence ATGACACCGGAAATTTTTCTGTCCCTTCTGGCCGCTACGGTGCAGTCGGGCACGCCCATCCTTTACGCCACCCTGGGTGAAATACTGACCGAAAAGGGCGGCATCCTGAATCTGGGTGTGGAGGGCATCATGCTGGTGGGCGCTCTGGCCGCCTTTCTGACGGCCCTGCATACGGGCTCGCCGACGCTGGCCTTCGCGGCCGGGGGCCTGGCCGGAGCCCTGCTGGCCGCCGTGCACGGCGTGATCTGCATCTGGTTTCTGGGCAACCAGATCGTCTCGGGCCTGGCTCTGACCATCCTCGGCGCGGGCCTGTCCGGGTTTTTTGGTACGCCCTACATCGGCCGCACCGCCCCCGGTTTCGACAAGTTCTCTCTGCCCCTGCTCGGCGACATCCCCGTTCTCGGTCCTGTTTTTTTTCAGCAGGACACCCTGGTTTATGTCTCGTTTCTGCTGCCGCCGTTCATGTGGGCCTTTTTCCGGTACACCCGCTGGGGTCTGGCCGTGACCGCAAGCGGGGAGTGCCCGGCCGCGGGCCGCGCCGCCGGTCTGAACATGGCCGCGTACCGCTGGGGCTCCCTGCTCGGTGGCGGCGTTCTGGTGGGCTTTGGCGGCGCATATCTGAGCCTGGCCTACACGCACCTGTGGACCAACGGACTGACTTCGGGCCGGGGCTGGATCGCCGTGGCCCTGGTTATTTTCGCCTTCTGGCGGCCTCAGCGGGCCGTCATCGGGGCCTATCTTTTCGGCGGCGTCATGGCCTTTCAGCTGCGTCTTCAGGCCATGGGGACGGCGGTGCCGTCGTCCATTCTGCTCATGCTGCCCTATGTCCTGACCGTCGCGGCCCTGGCCTTTTCTTCCCGGCGCAGCCGGAGGACCGCCGCACCGGCCGCCCTGGGCATCAATGTCGAACCTTCCGAATAG
- a CDS encoding ABC transporter permease, whose amino-acid sequence MPVFRVIKRQEPLGWGSCFVFFLALFLALTASGALLAMQGKPALDGLWLLAESAFGSRHALEDCLIKAVPIFLCSVGVGLTFRLQIWNIGAEGQFALGAVGATWAALTFPGWPWYLLLPFMLFCASLAGALWAAVPAVLRLSLRANEIIVSLMLNYVGILMLEYLVYGPWKDPGSFGFPMTSEFAAGAVVGRIPGTRLNWGLALCLLAGAGMSVFLRYTRLGYELRACGENARAARYARMPYAFLVMLVMTVSGALAGWAGFLESSAILGRLQPTIMSGYGYTAIVVAWLAHLNPFYIAVASFLLAGLRVGMESLQLDMQVPAAFGGIMEGLVLLAVLAGGFFSRYRLRRRP is encoded by the coding sequence ATGCCCGTGTTTCGCGTCATCAAACGGCAGGAGCCTCTGGGTTGGGGCTCCTGCTTTGTTTTTTTTCTGGCTCTGTTCCTGGCCCTGACCGCGAGCGGCGCGCTGCTGGCCATGCAGGGTAAGCCCGCGCTGGATGGCCTGTGGCTTCTGGCCGAAAGCGCCTTCGGCTCTCGGCATGCTCTGGAAGATTGTCTGATCAAGGCCGTGCCCATTTTTCTGTGTTCCGTGGGCGTGGGACTGACGTTTCGTCTGCAAATCTGGAACATCGGCGCGGAAGGGCAGTTCGCCCTGGGCGCTGTGGGCGCGACCTGGGCCGCCCTGACTTTTCCGGGCTGGCCGTGGTATCTGCTGCTGCCGTTCATGCTGTTTTGCGCTTCTCTGGCGGGGGCCCTGTGGGCGGCCGTCCCGGCCGTGCTGCGTCTGTCCCTGCGCGCCAATGAGATCATCGTCAGTCTCATGCTCAACTATGTGGGCATTCTGATGCTCGAATATCTGGTTTACGGCCCGTGGAAGGATCCGGGCAGTTTCGGCTTTCCCATGACCAGCGAGTTCGCGGCCGGAGCCGTGGTCGGGCGCATTCCCGGCACCCGACTTAACTGGGGGCTTGCGCTGTGTCTGCTGGCCGGAGCGGGTATGAGTGTGTTCCTGCGCTACACCCGGCTGGGCTACGAACTGCGGGCCTGCGGGGAGAACGCCCGTGCCGCCCGCTACGCCCGCATGCCGTACGCCTTTCTGGTGATGCTGGTCATGACCGTGAGCGGCGCTCTGGCGGGCTGGGCCGGATTTCTGGAGTCCTCGGCCATTCTGGGGCGGCTGCAACCGACCATCATGTCCGGCTACGGATACACGGCCATCGTGGTGGCCTGGCTTGCGCATCTGAATCCCTTTTACATCGCCGTGGCCTCCTTTCTGCTGGCGGGTCTGCGCGTGGGCATGGAGAGTCTGCAGCTGGATATGCAGGTCCCGGCGGCCTTCGGCGGAATCATGGAAGGGCTCGTGCTGCTCGCGGTGCTGGCCGGAGGATTTTTCTCCCGCTACCGGCTTCGGAGGCGGCCATGA
- a CDS encoding BMP family ABC transporter substrate-binding protein, producing the protein MRTSAFLTLAVLLMLGAPCFAGDMKVGFVYVSPVGDAGYSYAHDQGRLAVEAMDGVSTSFVESVAEGQDSERVILNMARKGYSVIFGTSYGYMDPMLKVAKDFPDVKFLHCSGYKNGPNMANYFGRIYQARYLTGMVAASMTKSGKLGYVAAFPIPEVIRGINAFTLGAQSVRPDAEVRVVWTKTWYDPATEKEAAKSLLDVGCDVIAQHQDSPGPQEAAQERGVYSVGYNSDMKAFAPKSHLTAAVWNWAPFYTEMVQQIKDGSWKSGSYWHGLDKGIVDIAPFGDMVPEDVRAAVLARKADIASGAYKVFSGPIADQTGAEKVPAGAVMTDEELLGFNWFVKGVVGTLQ; encoded by the coding sequence ATGCGAACGTCTGCGTTTTTGACCCTTGCGGTGCTTCTGATGCTGGGCGCTCCCTGTTTCGCCGGGGATATGAAGGTCGGATTCGTCTATGTGTCGCCGGTGGGGGATGCCGGGTACTCCTATGCTCACGATCAGGGCCGTCTGGCCGTGGAAGCCATGGACGGGGTGAGCACGTCCTTTGTGGAATCCGTGGCCGAGGGCCAGGATTCCGAACGGGTCATTCTGAATATGGCCCGCAAAGGTTATTCCGTCATTTTCGGCACCAGCTACGGGTACATGGACCCCATGCTGAAAGTGGCCAAGGATTTTCCCGATGTGAAATTCCTGCACTGTTCCGGTTACAAAAACGGGCCGAACATGGCCAATTATTTTGGCCGCATTTATCAGGCCCGCTACCTGACGGGCATGGTGGCCGCGTCCATGACCAAATCCGGAAAGCTGGGCTACGTGGCCGCTTTCCCCATTCCCGAAGTCATCCGGGGCATCAACGCCTTCACCCTGGGCGCCCAGTCCGTCAGGCCGGACGCGGAAGTGCGCGTGGTCTGGACCAAGACCTGGTACGATCCGGCCACGGAAAAAGAAGCGGCCAAATCCCTGCTGGACGTAGGCTGCGACGTCATCGCCCAGCATCAGGATTCTCCCGGTCCGCAGGAAGCGGCCCAGGAACGCGGCGTCTATTCCGTGGGCTACAATTCGGACATGAAGGCCTTTGCGCCCAAGTCCCACCTGACCGCCGCCGTCTGGAACTGGGCGCCGTTCTATACGGAAATGGTGCAGCAGATCAAAGACGGCTCGTGGAAGAGCGGCTCCTACTGGCACGGCCTGGACAAGGGCATTGTGGACATCGCCCCCTTCGGCGACATGGTGCCTGAAGATGTGCGCGCCGCGGTCCTCGCCAGAAAGGCGGACATCGCTTCGGGCGCGTACAAGGTCTTCAGCGGCCCCATCGCTGACCAGACCGGCGCGGAAAAGGTTCCGGCCGGAGCGGTCATGACGGATGAAGAACTGCTCGGCTTCAACTGGTTCGTGAAAGGCGTCGTGGGCACTCTGCAGTAG
- a CDS encoding PilZ domain-containing protein, which produces MTAKKPNKPGIPAQKTRHGAPMPKDTMISFRTTVRLSASLKKMAAQNGTTLSGFIDAVLDEYLNSPAAQKILDQDRRKFSRQNENIPALVERGSGAPLAARITSLSLGGVSLALSGEADPGEFSPGRQFDVVFSLPRGRRPVTIHCQISWAAPASDVLQIGAVFHDADPDSYQTLLGYLS; this is translated from the coding sequence ATGACGGCAAAAAAACCGAACAAGCCGGGCATTCCGGCCCAGAAAACCCGCCATGGAGCGCCCATGCCCAAAGACACCATGATCAGCTTCCGGACCACCGTCCGGTTGAGCGCGTCCCTGAAAAAAATGGCCGCGCAGAACGGCACCACCCTGTCCGGGTTCATCGATGCCGTGCTGGACGAATACCTGAATTCGCCGGCGGCCCAGAAAATTCTGGACCAGGACAGGCGGAAATTCTCGCGCCAGAACGAAAACATCCCGGCCCTGGTGGAACGGGGCTCGGGCGCGCCTCTGGCGGCGAGAATCACCTCCTTGTCCCTGGGCGGCGTCAGTCTGGCTCTGTCCGGCGAGGCCGATCCCGGCGAGTTCAGTCCGGGGCGGCAGTTCGACGTGGTTTTCTCTCTGCCGAGGGGCAGACGCCCCGTGACCATCCACTGCCAGATATCCTGGGCGGCTCCGGCGTCTGACGTCCTTCAGATCGGGGCTGTTTTCCACGACGCCGACCCGGACAGCTATCAGACCCTGCTCGGCTATCTGTCCTGA
- the rdgC gene encoding recombination-associated protein RdgC, whose product MGFMSASVGLTRYRIVEKDIDPSLWTEIEDRLKRRAFRDIDASAEERSFGWVSFDNMLDPEFALCPPEKGPYLAFTLRLDTRRVPPAVMKKHVAVALNEALQAMREQGRKFLTKEQKTEIREQVALRLRARTLPIPACFDVIWDTDRGQVWIASTQSRLTELFEELFTQTFGLHLEPMTPYFQALAALGEDGRAALDALEPTIFAGENV is encoded by the coding sequence TTGGGATTCATGTCGGCAAGCGTGGGCCTGACCCGCTATCGCATTGTGGAAAAGGACATCGACCCGTCCCTGTGGACGGAAATAGAAGACCGGCTGAAAAGGCGGGCCTTCCGGGACATCGATGCCAGCGCCGAGGAGCGCAGTTTCGGCTGGGTGTCCTTCGACAACATGCTCGATCCGGAATTCGCGCTCTGTCCGCCGGAAAAGGGGCCGTATCTGGCCTTCACCCTCCGTCTGGACACCAGAAGGGTGCCTCCGGCGGTGATGAAGAAGCATGTGGCCGTGGCCCTGAACGAGGCGTTGCAGGCCATGCGCGAACAGGGCCGCAAGTTTCTGACCAAAGAGCAGAAAACGGAAATCCGGGAGCAGGTGGCGCTGCGGCTGCGGGCGCGGACCCTGCCCATCCCGGCCTGCTTCGACGTGATCTGGGACACGGACCGCGGACAGGTCTGGATCGCCTCCACCCAGTCCAGGCTGACGGAACTGTTCGAGGAACTTTTCACCCAGACCTTTGGTCTGCATCTGGAACCCATGACGCCCTATTTTCAGGCTCTGGCCGCTCTGGGCGAAGACGGCCGCGCCGCGCTGGACGCCCTGGAACCCACCATTTTCGCCGGAGAGAACGTATGA
- a CDS encoding DUF3536 domain-containing protein yields MNRFLCIHGHFYQPPRLDPWIEDILPESGAAPDHDWNARITRQCYAPLGVARRLDSQGLIREMINCYAWMSFNFGPTLLSWMERHAPETYARILAADAESLNRWGHGNALAQVYHHPIMPLATELDKTLEVLWAVQDFRQRFSRDPEGMWLAETAVDLPTLEALADAGIAFTILAPRQAASVRGPGETGFRPVSADTLDTTRPYLVRLSQGKSITVFFYHGPTSQAVAFERLLENGENFWNKLAAAFSGGLRNIATDGESYGHHFPFGEMALAYVVDQARQGRDNLTLTNYAAYLAAHPADHEAVLHENTSWSCAHGLERWETHCGCSDGGHPDWTQDWRRPLRRSLNYLKYYADEHFFRRGAEFFTDPNLALREYGLTLAGTEDLESFLDRHGRKKLDGAEKTDACRLLLMQRLALASFASCAWFFDDISRLEPLNALTAARRALDLLRASGGPDVEDGFVRILSEAQSNARDDWDGATLWKTVVTPRRPSLRSLARYLPSGGPHETAWPGLRLQVWDEGPERTLQAFWPATLEEEKIRTSVSEAEPLPDRHAAELSLRLCAEGEAGLLRHSARLAQDLNPFLHSFSEDRARKKLALLLPGLAWNWLSGETELPEDMIVWLRESLEKNEDMRAVLDRETEARGVRLGKELPRSARQLSGLIVRARKLGLRAWFWRVQNMVMALPGRDVHAELCQLLGLAVRPG; encoded by the coding sequence ATGAACAGATTTCTGTGCATCCACGGCCACTTTTACCAGCCCCCGCGCCTCGATCCCTGGATCGAGGATATCCTGCCCGAAAGCGGGGCCGCGCCGGACCACGACTGGAATGCGCGCATCACCCGGCAGTGCTACGCGCCCCTCGGCGTGGCGCGCAGGCTGGACAGTCAGGGCCTGATCCGGGAGATGATCAATTGCTACGCCTGGATGAGCTTCAATTTCGGGCCGACGCTCCTGTCCTGGATGGAGCGGCACGCGCCCGAAACCTATGCCCGCATTCTGGCGGCGGACGCCGAGAGCCTGAACCGCTGGGGACACGGCAACGCTCTGGCCCAGGTCTATCATCATCCCATCATGCCGCTGGCCACGGAACTGGACAAAACCCTGGAAGTGCTGTGGGCCGTTCAGGATTTCAGGCAGCGCTTCAGCCGCGATCCCGAAGGCATGTGGCTGGCTGAAACCGCCGTGGATCTGCCCACCCTGGAGGCGCTGGCTGACGCCGGAATAGCCTTCACCATCCTGGCTCCCCGGCAGGCGGCCTCCGTACGCGGCCCCGGGGAAACCGGATTCCGCCCCGTTTCCGCCGATACCCTCGACACCACGCGGCCCTATCTGGTCCGCCTGTCCCAAGGCAAGTCCATAACCGTGTTTTTCTACCACGGCCCCACATCCCAGGCCGTGGCCTTCGAGCGGCTGCTGGAAAACGGGGAGAACTTCTGGAACAAACTGGCGGCGGCCTTTTCCGGCGGTCTGCGGAACATCGCCACGGACGGCGAATCCTACGGTCACCATTTTCCCTTCGGAGAAATGGCCCTGGCCTATGTGGTGGACCAGGCCCGGCAGGGACGCGACAACCTGACCCTGACCAATTATGCCGCGTACCTGGCGGCGCACCCGGCCGACCACGAAGCCGTCCTGCACGAAAACACGTCCTGGAGCTGCGCCCACGGTCTGGAACGGTGGGAAACACACTGCGGATGCTCCGACGGCGGACATCCGGACTGGACCCAGGACTGGAGGCGGCCCCTGCGCCGCAGCCTCAATTATCTGAAGTATTACGCGGATGAACATTTTTTCCGGCGCGGCGCGGAGTTTTTCACCGATCCGAATCTGGCCCTGCGGGAATACGGCCTGACTCTGGCCGGAACAGAAGATCTGGAATCCTTTCTGGACCGCCACGGCCGGAAGAAGCTGGACGGCGCGGAAAAAACCGACGCCTGCCGCCTGCTGCTCATGCAGCGTCTGGCACTGGCCAGCTTCGCCAGCTGCGCCTGGTTTTTCGACGACATTTCGCGCCTGGAGCCCCTCAACGCCCTGACCGCCGCCCGGCGGGCTCTCGATCTGCTGCGCGCCTCCGGCGGACCCGACGTGGAGGACGGCTTCGTGCGCATCCTGTCCGAGGCGCAGTCCAACGCCCGCGACGACTGGGACGGAGCCACTCTGTGGAAGACCGTGGTCACCCCGCGCCGTCCTTCCCTGCGGAGTCTGGCGCGCTACCTCCCGTCCGGCGGTCCGCACGAAACCGCCTGGCCCGGCCTGCGCCTGCAAGTATGGGACGAGGGTCCGGAGCGGACACTTCAGGCATTCTGGCCCGCCACGCTGGAGGAAGAAAAAATCCGGACAAGCGTTTCGGAAGCGGAGCCGCTGCCGGACCGCCACGCCGCCGAGCTGAGCCTGCGTCTGTGCGCCGAAGGCGAAGCCGGGCTATTGCGCCACTCCGCACGGCTGGCCCAGGATCTGAATCCGTTCCTGCACAGCTTTTCCGAAGACCGCGCCCGGAAAAAGCTGGCCCTGCTCCTGCCCGGTCTGGCCTGGAACTGGCTGTCCGGCGAAACGGAGCTGCCCGAGGACATGATCGTCTGGCTGCGGGAAAGTCTGGAGAAAAACGAGGACATGCGCGCCGTGCTCGACCGCGAAACCGAAGCCCGCGGCGTGCGGCTGGGCAAGGAGCTGCCCCGGAGCGCCAGACAGCTGAGCGGGCTCATTGTACGGGCCCGCAAGCTCGGCCTGCGGGCCTGGTTCTGGAGGGTCCAGAACATGGTCATGGCCCTGCCCGGCCGGGATGTGCATGCGGAATTGTGCCAGCTTCTGGGTCTGGCCGTCCGGCCCGGCTGA
- a CDS encoding SIR2 family NAD-dependent protein deacylase gives MGKKHVVALTGAGISAESGLSTFRDKDGLWSKFRVEDVATPQAFARNPGRVLEFYNQRRARLRDARPNEAHTALARLEQGYRVSVVTQNVDDLHERAGSSSILHLHGQLRLACSILDPDYVVDIGYESIALGDLCPGGGQLRPAIVWFGEPVPMMDRAREIVASADVLMVIGTSLAVYPAAFLAHEAPSGASVLVVDPKAEPGRVPGAVIHREKAARCVPRLVEELLQER, from the coding sequence ATGGGAAAAAAGCATGTTGTGGCGCTGACCGGGGCGGGAATCAGCGCCGAGAGCGGTCTGTCCACTTTCCGGGATAAAGACGGCCTGTGGAGCAAATTCCGCGTGGAAGACGTGGCCACGCCTCAGGCCTTTGCCCGCAATCCCGGCCGGGTGCTGGAATTTTACAACCAGCGCCGCGCCCGGCTGCGGGACGCTCGCCCCAACGAGGCCCATACGGCCCTTGCCCGGCTGGAGCAAGGGTATCGGGTGAGTGTCGTCACCCAGAACGTAGACGACCTGCACGAGCGGGCCGGGTCGTCCAGCATTCTGCATCTGCACGGGCAGCTCAGGCTGGCGTGCAGCATACTGGACCCGGACTACGTGGTGGACATCGGCTATGAGTCCATCGCCCTGGGGGACCTCTGCCCCGGGGGCGGGCAGCTGCGTCCGGCCATCGTCTGGTTCGGCGAGCCCGTGCCCATGATGGACCGCGCCCGCGAGATCGTGGCCTCGGCGGATGTGCTCATGGTCATCGGCACGTCTCTGGCCGTGTACCCGGCCGCCTTTCTGGCCCATGAGGCTCCGTCCGGCGCGTCCGTTCTGGTTGTCGATCCGAAAGCCGAGCCCGGCCGGGTGCCCGGTGCGGTCATCCATCGGGAAAAGGCCGCCCGGTGCGTGCCCCGGCTGGTGGAAGAACTGCTGCAAGAGAGGTGA
- a CDS encoding TatD family hydrolase produces the protein MNPDNGAYTGLVDAHCHLQDGFLRHALAPALIRARAAGVTLMCCNGTGEDDWDYVLGLGRTHEDVHVSLGLHPWYVAGRSPHWLDRLEELVAAQPVAVGEVGLDNALSERNDAEQERVFLAQMALAAKYARPVSIHCRKAFGRLADLIRGMPERPPRMMLHAYAGSHEMVPVFEKLGFHISVCASITRPANRKARTACIRISPDRLLVESDSPAIAPPGVPFERNEPAYLPLVVETLAGLRGEDPRELARYTAANARRFFACDGEDGR, from the coding sequence ATGAATCCGGACAACGGGGCGTACACCGGTCTCGTGGACGCGCACTGCCATCTGCAGGACGGCTTTCTGCGCCACGCCCTGGCTCCGGCCCTGATCCGGGCCAGGGCGGCCGGAGTGACCCTGATGTGCTGCAACGGCACCGGCGAGGATGACTGGGACTACGTGCTCGGCCTTGGCCGCACCCACGAGGACGTGCATGTCTCTCTGGGACTGCATCCGTGGTATGTGGCCGGACGTTCGCCGCACTGGCTGGACCGTCTGGAGGAACTGGTGGCCGCGCAACCCGTGGCCGTGGGGGAAGTCGGCCTGGACAACGCCCTGTCCGAACGCAACGACGCCGAACAGGAGCGCGTATTCCTGGCCCAGATGGCCCTGGCCGCAAAATACGCCCGCCCCGTGAGCATCCACTGCCGCAAGGCCTTCGGCCGTCTGGCGGATCTGATCCGGGGCATGCCCGAGCGGCCGCCGCGCATGATGCTCCATGCCTATGCCGGTTCCCACGAGATGGTCCCGGTGTTCGAAAAGCTCGGCTTTCACATCTCCGTGTGCGCGTCCATCACCCGCCCGGCCAACCGCAAGGCCCGTACGGCCTGCATACGTATCTCTCCCGACCGTCTGCTGGTGGAATCCGACAGTCCGGCCATCGCGCCGCCCGGCGTACCTTTCGAGCGCAACGAACCGGCCTACCTGCCCCTCGTGGTGGAAACCCTGGCTGGTCTGCGCGGCGAGGATCCCAGGGAACTGGCCCGGTACACGGCGGCCAACGCCCGCCGTTTTTTCGCCTGCGACGGAGAGGACGGCCGATGA
- a CDS encoding tRNA threonylcarbamoyladenosine dehydratase, which produces MNTDALTRFARTLQLIGKEELDRLQAATVAVFGLGAVGSYVVESLARAGVGGLTLFDHDTVSRSNINRQLLALESTVGRFKVHVARERIMDISPFCRVDARVEFVNGDNAAALLSPGFDVVVDAIDGVNSKVNLIVAARSMGLPVVSSMGAAAKLDPSRIRTADISKSFMCPLAQIIRKRLRHRNISSGVRCVFSVEQAQNKNAPVLEEAPEQNRPGRPRAPIGSISYLTGMFGLHVAGETIRLLLGRDEEWRKA; this is translated from the coding sequence ATGAACACCGATGCCCTGACGCGCTTTGCCCGCACCCTGCAACTCATCGGCAAGGAGGAACTAGACCGCCTGCAGGCCGCCACGGTGGCCGTGTTCGGTCTGGGCGCAGTGGGTTCCTACGTGGTGGAAAGTCTGGCCAGGGCCGGAGTGGGCGGCCTTACCCTGTTCGATCATGACACCGTGAGCCGCTCCAACATCAACCGCCAGCTGCTGGCTCTGGAATCCACCGTGGGCAGGTTCAAGGTCCATGTGGCCCGCGAACGGATCATGGACATCAGTCCGTTCTGCCGGGTGGACGCCCGTGTGGAATTCGTGAACGGCGACAACGCGGCGGCGCTTCTCTCTCCCGGGTTCGACGTGGTGGTGGACGCCATCGACGGCGTCAATTCCAAGGTGAACCTGATCGTGGCGGCCCGCAGCATGGGCCTGCCGGTGGTGTCCAGCATGGGCGCGGCGGCCAAACTGGACCCTTCCCGCATCCGTACTGCCGACATTTCCAAATCCTTCATGTGTCCGCTGGCTCAGATCATCCGCAAACGCCTGCGTCACCGCAACATCTCTTCCGGCGTACGCTGCGTGTTTTCCGTGGAGCAGGCCCAGAACAAAAACGCCCCCGTGCTGGAGGAAGCCCCGGAACAGAACCGGCCGGGGCGGCCGCGCGCGCCCATCGGCTCCATCTCCTATCTGACGGGCATGTTCGGCCTGCATGTGGCCGGAGAAACCATACGTCTGCTGCTGGGCCGGGACGAGGAATGGAGAAAAGCATGA